A single window of Lutzomyia longipalpis isolate SR_M1_2022 chromosome 1, ASM2433408v1 DNA harbors:
- the LOC129797076 gene encoding chromatin-remodeling complex ATPase chain Iswi-like yields MEKMEENVMETGEMAVQETPSAPPEKTERELRMEQLRLEKAEEVAVYNENVNRNMENRLEYLLQRTQIYDHFISNNRRREEMVQRARANKSSESKTIFRFSKTPDFIKNGDMRDYQVEGLNWMISLYENGISGILADEMGLGKTLQTISFLGYLKHTKKLSGRLKYLVMVPTTTIQNWLNEFERWCPTLKVVDLQGEKNERKARIQDEILPKNWDVLLTSYQMSYIEIGLLKKFKYHTVILDEGHRIKNENSLTARKLRELESNHRMILTGTPIHNSVHELWALMNWLLPDIFNSGDDFDRWFQNMECINNETVIERLKTIIRPFVLRRIKSDVEKSIKPKCELKVYVGMTKLQREWYQKVLLKEVTQMDGYGNFNKVKLDNLLMHLRKVANHPYLFDGAEEGPPFTAGEHLVTNSGKMVIMDKLLARLKAEGSRVLIFSQMVRMLNIIEDYCNYRGYTYCRIDGALVGDARNEEIEKFNKPGSDKFLFLLSTRAGGLGINLATADSVIIYDSDFNPQMDLQAMDRAHRIGQTKQVHVYKLILENSVDDRIVEAADMKFTLDQKLIKGAPSLTRAGLVKKILTKEMGQVLEEAHTMMADEDLDTILARCEERQKKELEEKSDQMVLQHKYESIYKFDGEDFKEKREKITEKVRLEAPDVPRWSRKGRKRSSYASKLSHLPYYIQTYEPHWFFPKALQRYTEREKLLFMQVMGHQTDDYEMEHKIAQAQPLTVSEREHYDSLLAASFKHWTKEHFDKFITACAEHGRNNIKKISTSVSGMHPTEVQLYWEAFWKNYKQLPDYEKYIRRIEFGEALLATRNVKKQHPSNGIDLSGALSGPSCSNSAPSGTSGTTDSNSGPSGLSAIQNSPNGTLKQPFDQKLNTIPNSFHGGPLQIGQKRPHESVNVADASSPKQRKIYILQPTEINKNVISIKQAQIVTLPVNCAPDVQQNPQMQPMGQTSGNIGANSSPHSAWAYQVIKTGQKRPQDENVVPIGEVSPTKKSHPFTP; encoded by the exons atggaaaaaatggaGGAAAATGTGATGGAAACCGGTGAAATGGCTGTCCAGGAGACTCCTTCGGCTCCACCCGAGAAAACGGAGAGGGAATTGCGAATGGAACAACTCCGTTTG GAAAAAGCCGAGGAAGTCGCTGTGTACAATGAAAATGTTAACCGGAACATGGAAAATCGTCTGGAGTACCTCCTCCAACGGACGCAAATCTATGACCATTTTATTAGCAACAATAGGAGGCGCGAAGAAATGGTTCAAAG GGCACGAGCAAACAAGTCTAGTGAATCAAAGACAATCTTTCGTTTTTCGAAAACTcctgattttataaaaaatgggGACATGCGCGACTATCAGGTGGAGGGGCTTAATTGGATGATTTCATTGTACGAAAATGGCATCAGTGGGATTCTGGCTGATGAGATGGGGCTGGGGAAGACGCTGCAGACAATCTCGTTCCTTGGTTACCTCAAGCACACGAAGAAATTGTCAGGACGCCTCAAGTATCTTGTGATGGTGCCCACAACAACCATACAGAATTGGTTGAATGAATTTGAGCGCTGGTGTCCAACTCTTAAGGTAGTGGACCTCCAGGGTGAGAAGAATGAACGAAAGGCACGCATACAAGATGAGATTTTGCCAAAGAATTGGGATGTTCTCCTCACATCCTATCAGATGTCCTACATTGAGATAGGTCTCCTGAAGAAGTTTAAATACCACACTGTCATCCTCGATGAGGGACACAGGATTAAGAATGAGAACTCCCTCACAGCTCGCAAGCTGAGAGAGTTGGAGAGTAATCACAGAATGATACTCACGGGAACACCAATACATAATTCTGTCCATGAACTCTGGGCCCTCATGAACTGGCTCCTTCCGGATATTTTCAACAGTGGCGATGATTTTGACCGTTGGTTCCAGAATATGGAGTGCATCAACAATGAGACCGTCATTGAGCGCCTCAAGACCATCATTAGGCCTTTTGTGCTGCGTCGCATTAAGTCGGATGTGGAGAAGTCAATTAAACCAAAGTGTGAGCTCAAAGTCTACGTGGGGATGACAAAATTGCAGCGGGAGTGGTACCAAAAGGTTCTCCTTAAAGAAGTCACCCAAATGGACGGATATGGGAATTTTAACAAAGTAAAGCTTGACAATCTCCTGATGCATCTGCGCAAGGTGGCAAATCATCCGTACCTATTTGATGGTGCAGAAGAAGGTCCTCCTTTTACGGCAG GAGAGCATTTGGTTACAAACAGCGGCAAAATGGTGATTATGGATAAATTGCTGGCACGTCTTAAGGCAGAAGGATCGCGTGTACTGATCTTTTCACAGATGGTACGGATGTTGAACATTATTGAAGATTATTGCAACTATCGCGGTTACACCTACTGTCGCATCGATGGAGCATTGGTTGGTGACGccagaaatgaagaaattgagaaattcaacaaaCCCGGCAGCGACAAGTTCCTCTTCCTGCTGTCCACACGTGCTGGTGGACTGGGTATTAATCTTGCCACTGCAGACAGTGTCATCATCTACGATAGCGACTTCAATCCCCAAATGGATTTGCAGGCAATGGATCGTGCCCATCGAATTGGCCAGACCAAGCAGGTGCACGTGTACAAGTTGATTCTTGAGAATTCCGTTGATGATCGCATTGTGGAGGCAGCAGATATGAAATTTACTCTTGATCAGAAACTCATAAAGGGTGCCCCATCGCTTACACGTGCTGGCTTGGTGAAGAAGATTCTCACAAAGGAAATGGGTCAAGTACTCGAGGAGGCGCACACAATGATGGCAGATGAGGATTTGGATACGATTCTCGCGAGATGTGAGGAGCGCCAAAAGAAGGAGTTGGAAGAGAAATCCGATCAGATGGTGCTGCAGCACAAGTATGAGAGTATTTACAAATTCGATGGGGAAGATTTTAAGGAGAAGCGCGAAAAGATAACGGAGAAAGTGAGGCTGGAGGCACCGGATGTTCCACGATGGAGTCGAAAGGGACGCAAACGATCCAGTTATGCATCCAAACTGTCTCATCTACCCTACTACATACAAACTTATGAGCCCCATTGGTTCTTTCCCAAAGCCCTCCAGAGGTACACTGAGAGGGAGAAGCTTCTCTTCATGCAAGTCATGGGGCATCAG ACTGATGATTACGAGATGGAACACAAGATTGCACAGGCACAACCGTTGACTGTTTCAGAGCGTGAGCACTACGATTCCCTCCTTGCTGCTTCTTTCAAGCATTGGACAAAGGaacattttgataaatttatcaCGGCTTGTGCAGAACATGGGCGAAataatattaagaaaatttcaacgTCCGTAAGTGGGATGCATCCGACGGAAGTACAGCTGTACTGGGAGGCATTCTGGAAGAACTACAAGCAGTTGCCGGACTATGAGAAGTACATCAGGCGTATTGAATTTGGGGAAGCCTTGTTGGCTACTCGAAATGTTAAGAAGCAGCACCCATCTAATGGGATTGACCTCTCCGGTGCTCTCAGTGGCCCAAGTTGCTCCAACAGTGCCCCCAGTGGTACAAGTGGCACTACTGATTCCAACAGTGGTCCCAGTGGTCTCAGCGCAATACAGAACTCACCAAATGGTACACTGAAGCAACCATTTGATCAAAAACTCAACACGATTCCAAATTCTTTCCATGGAGGCCCTCTACAGATTGGGCAGAAGCGTCCACATGAAAGCGTCAATGTAGCTGATGCCAGCTCTCCAAAACAGAGGAAAATCTACATTTTGCAGCCAACAGAAATCAATAAGAATGTTATTTCGATCAAACAAGCACAAATTGTTACTCTTCCCGTCAACTGTGCACCGGATGTTCAGCAGAACCCTCAAATGCAGCCTATGGGGCAGACAAGTGGCAATATTGGGGCGAATTCAAGCCCACATTCAGCTTGGGCATATCAAGTCATCAAAACAGGACAGAAGCGTCCACAAGATGAAAATGTTGTTCCCATCGGTGAGGTGAGTCCAACAAAGAAATCTCATCCATTTACACCTTAG
- the LOC129797079 gene encoding required for meiotic nuclear division protein 1 homolog, translated as MNSIKLLLTKCGISAISGTLHQPARIAIFGRFSSTFAPKSSFTNNLKLPVVRANGILGKNSIGSIATLQMKKRPMRKKRPEEAEVTEDGNFTVTAYATAEEYDLEKLLSGLVQQELYEPKKFICTDDNGVEPDVLYVSAKYQVDKEPRDIFFFREGTVILWNIGELESSNVLSFLRQYEHDSYDENTVAGESEQMVYNYVASDQMSAHLKRGLFLLTRDEEGYLEKYTFSNAMSLSVKLGIWEASLDKYIDSIAFVTEDLKRGTKIKMSRAEVLRKTGELFALRHLINLSSDLLDTPDFYWDREHLENLYAQICGYFSISRRTKVMNEKLNHCVELAELISSNLNDAHHVRLEWMIIILIMVEVLFEIIHYAERYVDSGQEAEFVAEERTK; from the exons atgaattcaataaaattattacttaCAAAATGTGGAATTTCCGCGATTTCGGGAACCTTGCATCAGCCGGCAAGGATTGCAATATTTGGAAGATTTTCATCGACTTTTGCCCCCAAATCCAGCTTTACCAACAATCTAAAGCTTCCTGTTGTGAGAGCAAATGGAATCTTGGGGAAGAATTCAATTGGCAGCATTGCAACACTTCAGATGAAGAAGCGCCCAATGAGGAAGAAGCGTCCGGAAGAAGCAGAGGTCACAGAAGATGGGAATTTCACGGTGACAGCATATGCTACAGCTGAAGAATACGACCTGGAGAAACTTCTTAGTGGACTTGTGCAGCAGGAACTGTACGAACCGAAAAAATTCATCTGTACGGATGACAATGGAGTTGAACCGGATGTCCTCTATGTATCTGCAAAGTATCAAGTAGATAAGGAACCACGGGATATCTTTTTCTTCAGGGAGGGAACGGTAATTTTGTGGAATATCGGGGAACTGGAGAGCAGCAATGTCCTGTCATTCCTGCGACAGTACGAGCATGATAGCTATGATGAGAATACTGTGGCAGGAGAGAGTGAGCAGATGGTGTACAATTATGTGGCCTCGGATCAGATGTCGGCTCACCTGAAACGAGGACTCTTTCTACTGACTCGCGATGAGGAGGGCTACCTCGAGAAGTACACCTTTTCAAATGCTATGTCCCTTTCCGTAAAATTGGGCATCTGGGAAGCTTCCCTGGATAAGTACATTGATTCAATTGCCTTTGTGACAGAGGACCTCAAACGAGGAACAAAGATCAAAATGTCCCGGGCAGAGGTACTTCGAAAAACGGGTGAATTATTTGCCTTGAGACATCTCATTAACTTGAGTTCTGACCTCCTGGACACGCCTGATTTCTACTGGGATCGTGAGCATCTTGAAAATCTCTATGCTCAGATTTGTGGATACTTCAGTATTTCCAGGAGGACAAAG GTAATGAATGAGAAGCTGAATCATTGCGTTGAGCTGGCGGAATTGATTTCCTCAAATCTCAATGATGCCCATCATGTGCGCCTCGAATGGATGATCATCATCTTGATTATGGTGGAGGTGTTGTTTGAGATCATCCACTATGCTGAACGTTACGTGGATTCTGGCCAGGAAGCTGAATTTGTTGCAGAAGAacgtacaaaataa
- the LOC129797083 gene encoding dephospho-CoA kinase, translating into MFLVAVTGGIATGKSTVTQVFKDNGVPVIDADIIARSVVEQGKPAWHKIKMVFGDGVLTESGDIDRDALGRLIFNSAEKRKILNEITHPEIHRIMYKQIIKYFFLGHPFVVLDLPLLFETGVMFQFIHKIITVTCEEDMQLTRLMDRNRYSEEDAKKRIAAQMPLQHKCEKSHFVIENSGSIRDTQAETLKILELLQESNHHWKLRGILLTTAAILFSGIAWFLHHRYKIFPLPHIQ; encoded by the exons ATGTTCCTTGTAGCTGTAACTGGCGGAATCGCCACTGGAAAGAGCACAGTGACACAGGTATTCAAGGATAATGGAGTACCGGTCATTGATGCTGACATAATTGCTCGatcag TTGTGGAGCAAGGAAAGCCTGCCTGGCACAAGATTAAGATGGTCTTTGGCGATGGCGTGCTTACGGAAAGTGGGGACATTGACCGGGATGCTCTGGGGCGTCTCATCTTCAATAGCGCCGAAAAAAGGAAGATCCTCAATGAAATCACTCATCCGGAAATCCATCGAATTATGTACAAACAGATCATCAAGTACTTCTTCCTGGGTCATCCATTTGTCGTACTCGATCTGCCACTTCTCTTCGAGACGGGTGTGATGTTCCAGTTTATCCACAAAATCATCACAGTCACATG TGAGGAGGACATGCAATTGACAAGACTGATGGATAGGAATCGATACTCTGAAGAGGATGCCAAGAAGAGAATTGCCGCTCAAATGCCGCTGCAGCACAAATGCGAGAAATCTCACTTTGTCATCGAGAATTCCGGATCCATTCGTGACACTCAAGCTGAAACTCTCAAGATCCTCGAACTTCTCCAGGAGAGCAATCATCACTGGAAATTACGTGGGATTCTTCTCACAACGGCGGCCATTCTATTCTCAGGGATTGCATGGTTCCTTCATCATCgatacaaaattttcccactgCCACATATCCAGTAG
- the LOC129797080 gene encoding transcription termination factor, mitochondrial has protein sequence MLPIVLKISRITPKVTSMPRIVRLLASSRSLGTFQPVQGVQGIDDISDPTIGQNFEDFSLRKSNKLYVIQSKLKCTEEEATKMLKWSKEIQATDYKEISENLTILLNHEVTPACILENPWLLVEKKATIRQKIFSLNDMEPKQLRDFVPLLRISLINLMKLQQRYKQESSHIPHKHRVYYLSNQLEIEPRIVSKYLSLRQFIFYLPFSKLHASISLLRKYNVAPMNILKDIWVLRYNADLIQERLDYVKKVEVKRTMPWMVRCPDSILDNSLKITQENRAILGRNETALEYLCERLGYDQQTMMYIMSKHPAALRVRVTKIKEILDYLLIEAGFSPQDIAQVPRILCHSLETTRSRLNELKNHGCTPSTLTIVCKSQREYEKFVNNWLSCREKIKIKEKLDSL, from the coding sequence ATGCTTCCTATTGTGCTAAAAATCTCCAGAATCACCCCAAAAGTTACATCAATGCCCAGGATTGTAAGACTCCTTGCGTCCAGTCGTTCTCTCGGTACATTTCAACCTGTGCAGGGAGTGCAAGGCATTGATGATATCTCTGATCCGACAATTGGTcagaattttgaagatttctctCTCAGGAAGAGTAACAAACTCTACGTTATTCAATCAAAGCTGAAATGCACTGAAGAAGAAGCTACAAAAATGCTAAAGTGGTCAAAAGAAATCCAGGCAACAGACTACAAGGAGATCAGTGAAAATCTGACCATTCTGCTGAACCATGAGGTAACTCCGGCATGTATATTGGAGAATCCGTGGCTACTTGTGGAGAAAAAGGCGACTATAAGGCAGAAAATCTTCTCATTGAACGACATGGAGCCAAAGCAACTGAGAGACTTTGTTCCTCTGCtgagaatttcattgattaaCCTCATGAAGCTGCAGCAAAGGTACAAACAGGAATCCTCGCATATTCCACATAAGCATAGGGTGTACTACCTCAGCAATCAACTGGAGATAGAACCTAGAATTGTCTCCAAGTACCTATCATTGCGCCAATTCATCTTTTACCTCCCATTCTCAAAATTGCATGCTTCTATCTCGTTGCTGAGGAAATACAATGTCGCTCCGATGAATATTCTCAAGGATATCTGGGTATTACGGTATAATGCAGACTTAATTCAGGAGCGCCTGGATTATGTGAAAAAGGTAGAAGTGAAGAGGACAATGCCATGGATGGTACGATGTCCAGATTCAATTCTTGACAACAGTTTGAAGATCACGCAGGAAAATCGAGCAATTCTGGGCAGAAATGAAACGGCTTTAGAATACTTGTGTGAACGACTAGGCTACGATCAGCAGACAATGATGTACATCATGTCCAAGCATCCTGCAGCCCTTCGTGTAAGAGTGACAAAGATCAAGGAAATTCTGGACTATCTTCTCATTGAAGCCGGTTTCTCACCTCAAGACATTGCTCAGGTGCCCCGAATTCTCTGCCATAGCCTAGAAACTACCCGTAGTCGTCTCAATGAACTGAAAAATCACGGATGTACCCCATCTACGCTTACCATTGTCTGCAAGAGTCAACGGGAGTATGAAAAATTCGTCAATAACTGGCTGTCTTGTcgtgaaaaaatcaaaattaaggaaaagctGGATTCCCTTTGA
- the LOC129797081 gene encoding exosome complex component RRP43-like: MESQSLYKLIHPVKYYRDHLSQNVRPDGRKFLEYRPISVNVNSIGTADGSAIVKYGETTVICGIKAELAEPRAAEPDSGYVVPNIELTPLCSPKFRPGPPTDEAQVLSKNLMDILVNSKCVNPKDLCIEREKLVWVLYCDVSCFNYDGSVLDAANLALMGALHCCTLPEVIYDSTTKTYKVNCDKRSKLKVQSMPISTTFMVFDEKTVVADPTADEEELASSITNVTSCNGEICFFYKSGGSTVDTTEMELFMNHAKSQETKVASLLRSVLKSSESKRIL, from the exons atggaatCCCAATCACTGTACAA ACTCATTCATCCGGTTAAGTACTACCGCGATCATCTAAGCCAGAATGTTCGTCCCGATGGCAGGAAGTTCCTCGAATATCGACCAATTTCGGTGAATGTGAACTCCATTGGGACGGCAGATGGGTCAGCAATTGTTAAGTATGGTGAGACAACGGTGATTTGCGGCATTAAAGCAGAACTAGCAGAGCCACGTGCTGCAGAACCAGATTCCGGCTATGTGGTGCCGAATATTGAGTTGACACCACTCTGTTCGCCAAAATTTCGCCCTGGGCCACCAACAGACGAGGCACAGGTATTGAGTAAGAACCTAATGGACATCCTCGTGAATTCCAAATGTGTAAACCCGAAGGATCTCTGTATTGAGCGTGAGAAGTTGGTTTGGGTGCTATACTGCGATGTTTCCTGCTTCAACTACGACGGTTCCGTCCTTGATGCTGCCAATTTAGCTCTAATGGGAGCACTACACTGTTGCACTTTACCCGAAGTTATTTATGATTCAACCACAAAAACCTACAAGGTCAACTGTGACAAAAGGTCAAAGCTCAAAGTGCAGTCAATGCCCATTTCCACAACCTTCATGGTGTTTGACGAGAAAACCGTCGTGGCTGATCCGACGGCGGATGAAGAGGAGCTGGCCAGTAGCATCACCAATGTGACCTCATGCAATGGCGAAATTTGCTTCTTCTACAAATCCGGCGGTAGTACCGTGGATACCACGGAAATGGAACTCTTCATGAATCATGCAAAGTCTCAGGAAACTAAAGTGGCCTCCCTCCTCAGGTCAGTCCTCAAATCATCCGAAAGTAAAAGAATACTTTGA